The Mycolicibacterium flavescens genome has a segment encoding these proteins:
- a CDS encoding MCE family protein, producing MLTRFVRNQLIIFTIASIVGIGLLVFNYIQAPMLLGIGRITVKLELPASGGLYRFSNVTYRGVKVGEVTGIRVVDGKRVEATLSLDSSPKISADLVARVMSMSAVGEQYVDLQPRNDSPPYLRDGSVISREDTTIPHQVGPMLDKLASLLDTIPQDKLGSLLDETFKAFDGAGYDIGSLIDSSTKLSGELNEVADQTRSLIDDSRPLLNSQTEGSDAIRIWIRNTAGITERIRRNDPQVRSLLQGTPGAADEVARLLTDIKPTLPILLANLTTIGQIAVTYNASLEQLLVLLPPDIATVQAVSPVNNPTGIAKGDFAITISDPPACTVGFLPPSSWRSPADLSDIDTPDGLYCKLPHDSPVAVRGARNYPCMEHPGKRAPTVQLCDSNTGFVPLAQRQHVLGPYPIDPNLIAQGIPLDSRVDADERLYGPIDGTPVPPGSPPLLPSVSEGNESSESGSLPHGAPDNPSTVPQPQNPPASNGTTSSQDGAPAAPASYAENGSTARPQAAVVHYNTRTGSYMAPDGRLYRQSDLASLTETRTWKDLVLGAR from the coding sequence ATGCTGACGCGCTTTGTGCGAAATCAGTTGATCATCTTCACAATTGCGTCGATCGTCGGAATTGGGCTACTCGTTTTCAATTACATTCAGGCCCCCATGCTGCTCGGCATCGGGCGAATCACCGTCAAACTCGAACTACCAGCATCGGGCGGGCTCTACCGGTTCAGCAACGTCACCTACCGTGGAGTGAAAGTCGGCGAAGTAACAGGGATTAGAGTCGTCGACGGTAAGCGCGTCGAGGCGACGCTGTCGTTAGATAGCTCTCCGAAGATTTCTGCAGATCTGGTGGCCCGTGTCATGAGCATGTCGGCAGTCGGCGAACAGTACGTAGACCTACAACCGCGTAACGATTCCCCACCCTACCTGCGGGACGGGTCGGTTATCTCGCGGGAGGACACGACGATTCCGCATCAAGTCGGTCCGATGCTAGATAAACTCGCTTCGCTCCTCGACACCATCCCGCAGGACAAACTCGGTAGCTTGCTAGATGAAACCTTCAAGGCTTTCGATGGCGCGGGATATGACATCGGCTCCTTAATCGATTCGTCGACGAAACTGAGCGGCGAACTCAATGAGGTGGCCGACCAGACACGCAGCCTCATCGACGACAGCAGGCCGCTGTTAAATTCACAGACCGAGGGCTCCGATGCGATCCGTATCTGGATCCGAAACACCGCGGGTATCACTGAACGCATACGCCGGAACGATCCACAGGTGCGTTCCCTGTTGCAGGGGACCCCGGGAGCAGCCGATGAGGTGGCGCGGCTACTCACCGACATAAAGCCGACGCTCCCGATACTCCTTGCCAACTTGACCACTATCGGCCAAATCGCTGTTACCTACAACGCGTCATTGGAACAGTTGCTGGTTTTACTGCCGCCAGATATCGCGACGGTCCAAGCGGTCTCACCAGTGAACAATCCAACCGGAATAGCCAAGGGCGACTTCGCCATCACGATATCGGATCCCCCTGCGTGTACCGTAGGTTTTCTGCCTCCATCCTCGTGGCGATCTCCGGCTGACTTATCCGATATCGACACGCCCGACGGGCTCTACTGCAAACTCCCGCACGACTCACCCGTCGCCGTGCGGGGCGCCCGGAATTACCCATGCATGGAACACCCGGGAAAGCGGGCTCCAACCGTGCAATTGTGCGATAGCAACACAGGATTCGTTCCGCTGGCGCAGCGTCAACATGTCTTGGGCCCCTACCCAATCGACCCTAACCTCATAGCGCAGGGCATACCTCTTGATAGCCGGGTCGATGCTGACGAACGCCTGTATGGCCCGATCGACGGCACACCGGTGCCACCAGGATCGCCTCCGCTTTTGCCGTCAGTAAGCGAAGGTAACGAATCGTCGGAAAGTGGCTCACTCCCGCATGGTGCTCCGGATAACCCGTCGACGGTGCCTCAGCCACAGAATCCACCAGCGTCGAATGGGACCACCTCCTCGCAGGACGGCGCCCCGGCCGCCCCAGCTTCGTATGCCGAAAACGGCAGTACAGCCAGACCGCAGGCGGCGGTCGTGCACTACAACACACGGACCGGGTCCTATATGGCTCCCGACGGCCGCCTGTACCGCCAGTCGGACCTAGCCTCCTTGACCGAGACGAGGACCTGGAAAGACTTGGTATTAGGTGCACGATGA
- a CDS encoding virulence factor Mce family protein has product MLKYRGFGHLRSGIIGIVLIALVVAIGLQPQRLWLWATAIRYQALFVEAGGLLPGNEVRMSGMKVGAVSDISLRHGQVLVTFLVDGKARLGSESTAHIRTGTLLGQRVVTLESAGSGALRPFDIIPASRTSAPYSLTDAVGDFTTNTAGTDTQTINKALDTLSETIDRIAPQLGPTFEGLTRLSRSLNSRNATLQELFKSTSQVTGVLADRSQQLNSIILNANDLVAVLNDRREAIVGLLTGISAVSRQLSGLVSDNENDLAPALERLNSVTAMLEKNRDNIAKALPGLAKFQVTQGETVANGFYYNAYIPNMVPAQFLQPFFDYAFGLRRGVNAGQPPDNAGPRAELPWPRNGIPGGSR; this is encoded by the coding sequence ATGCTCAAGTATCGCGGATTCGGCCACTTACGGTCGGGAATCATTGGCATCGTATTGATCGCACTCGTCGTCGCCATCGGCCTACAACCTCAGAGGCTATGGCTATGGGCGACCGCAATTCGGTATCAAGCGTTGTTCGTCGAGGCCGGCGGGTTGCTGCCCGGCAACGAGGTCAGAATGTCCGGAATGAAAGTCGGTGCGGTATCTGATATCTCGCTAAGACACGGACAGGTGCTGGTCACCTTCCTCGTTGACGGTAAGGCGCGACTTGGCTCGGAGAGTACCGCCCACATCCGAACCGGAACCCTCTTGGGCCAGCGTGTGGTGACCCTGGAGTCGGCTGGCAGCGGGGCACTGCGGCCATTCGACATCATCCCGGCTTCACGCACCTCGGCGCCCTACTCGTTGACCGATGCGGTAGGCGATTTCACCACCAACACCGCTGGAACCGACACACAGACAATCAACAAGGCGCTGGACACCCTGTCGGAAACCATCGATAGAATCGCACCACAACTGGGCCCGACATTCGAGGGCCTAACCCGGCTATCACGGTCGCTCAATAGTCGTAACGCAACTCTTCAGGAGTTGTTCAAGAGCACTTCACAGGTCACCGGGGTGCTGGCCGATCGCAGTCAGCAGCTAAACAGCATCATCCTCAACGCAAATGATCTGGTGGCGGTACTGAACGATCGACGCGAGGCAATAGTCGGGCTGCTAACCGGCATTTCGGCGGTGAGCCGTCAACTGTCCGGCTTAGTTTCCGACAACGAAAATGACCTCGCCCCGGCACTTGAGAGGCTCAATTCGGTGACCGCGATGCTGGAGAAGAACCGCGACAACATCGCCAAGGCGCTCCCGGGATTAGCGAAATTCCAAGTCACACAGGGGGAGACCGTCGCCAACGGGTTCTACTACAACGCATATATACCCAATATGGTGCCAGCTCAATTCCTGCAACCATTCTTCGACTATGCGTTTGGGCTTCGCCGGGGCGTCAATGCCGGTCAACCACCCGACAACGCTGGACCGCGTGCTGAACTGCCCTGGCCGCGTAATGGAATTCCTGGAGGATCGCGGTGA
- a CDS encoding virulence factor mce family protein has product MRSRSWIGLKFGVFAAVMVLLTAMLFAIFAQYRTGPTNGYSAIFADVSGLKAGDSVRAAGLRVGTVTGLTMRPDSTVVVRFDADRHVLLSKSSKAAVRYLNLVGDRFLELLDAPGAVEFMAAGSQIPVDRTLPALDLDQLLSGLRPVISGLNPHDVNALTASLLQIFQGQGGTVSSVLSATASFSNDLANNNQTVQDLIDNLNKVMAALAKDGNKFSETINRFEQLVHGLADDRDPIGAAIDSLSTGTASVASLLDDSRAPLAATVDELGRLAPLLDKDKDLLDSALVKAPHNYRKLVRLGAYGSWLNYYICELSLRLSDLQGRTVVIPWIKQQDGRCAEP; this is encoded by the coding sequence ATGAGATCGCGATCATGGATCGGCCTGAAATTCGGCGTATTTGCCGCGGTGATGGTATTGCTGACCGCAATGCTGTTCGCCATCTTCGCGCAGTACAGAACGGGCCCCACCAACGGCTACTCCGCGATTTTCGCCGATGTATCGGGCTTAAAGGCTGGCGATTCGGTCCGTGCCGCCGGGCTCCGCGTCGGTACAGTGACAGGTCTGACCATGCGTCCCGATAGCACTGTCGTTGTCAGGTTCGATGCTGACCGTCACGTACTTCTTAGCAAGAGCAGCAAGGCTGCGGTTCGATACCTGAACCTCGTAGGGGACCGCTTTCTCGAATTACTAGACGCCCCAGGCGCCGTAGAGTTCATGGCCGCCGGTTCGCAGATTCCTGTCGATCGCACATTACCGGCGCTGGACCTCGATCAGCTTTTGAGTGGTCTGCGACCGGTCATCTCTGGCCTCAATCCGCACGACGTCAACGCCTTGACAGCGTCCTTGCTCCAGATCTTTCAGGGCCAAGGCGGCACGGTGAGTTCTGTGCTCTCTGCGACTGCTTCGTTCTCGAACGATCTGGCGAACAACAATCAGACGGTGCAGGACCTCATTGACAATCTCAATAAGGTAATGGCGGCGCTGGCCAAAGATGGGAACAAATTCAGCGAAACAATCAATAGGTTCGAGCAACTCGTTCATGGGCTGGCTGACGACAGAGATCCCATCGGTGCTGCGATCGACTCATTGAGTACTGGGACAGCTTCTGTCGCTAGCCTTCTCGACGATTCTCGAGCCCCGTTGGCGGCCACAGTCGACGAACTTGGCAGACTCGCCCCGCTCCTGGATAAGGATAAAGACCTCCTCGATTCCGCACTCGTGAAGGCACCCCACAATTACCGAAAGCTGGTGCGGCTAGGGGCGTACGGAAGCTGGCTGAACTACTACATCTGCGAACTCTCGCTGCGCCTTAGTGATCTGCAAGGTCGTACCGTGGTCATCCCGTGGATCAAGCAACAAGATGGGCGGTGCGCCGAACCCTAA
- a CDS encoding MCE-family lipoprotein translates to MITSRMRHLRSLTIAAAIVALLASGCGFRGLNSLPLPGAVGRGPGADLYNVQFANIGTLESNSPVMLDDVVVGSVGRMTFSNWHVNVELSIKSDVAVPANALASIGQTSLLGSMHVALEPPLGQAPTGRLNPGTTIPLDRSSTFPSTEETMASISAVVNGGGLGQIGDIIHNFNGALSGRQGNVRDLLTRLDQFVGVLDTQRANIVGSIEALKKLAGTFADEQGVIERALREVPPALDVLIAERPRITTALDKLRIFSDVATRLVDDTHADLVTNLSNLAPTMRALADVGDGLDSALAYTTVFPYGQSLIDRAVRGDYMNLFEIIDLTVPRLKNTTLLGTRWGEPGAMLIPAPGEPAYLNFTYDPLMAGIVSATTGPPSVGPVPVPPDSVGSPNGAVVGEAVPAPAVDGSPPMIFAGPYGNQPPARAGAGGN, encoded by the coding sequence ATGATCACCTCGCGCATGCGCCATCTGCGATCGCTAACCATAGCGGCCGCTATCGTCGCCTTGTTGGCGTCGGGATGCGGATTCCGGGGCTTGAACTCCCTACCGCTGCCCGGTGCGGTCGGCAGAGGGCCAGGAGCTGACCTCTATAACGTCCAGTTCGCCAATATCGGTACCTTGGAATCGAATTCGCCGGTAATGCTCGACGATGTCGTCGTCGGAAGCGTTGGTCGAATGACCTTTTCCAATTGGCACGTCAATGTCGAACTATCGATTAAGTCCGACGTCGCGGTGCCAGCCAATGCGCTAGCGAGCATCGGACAAACCAGCTTACTCGGCTCCATGCATGTAGCACTTGAGCCGCCACTGGGGCAGGCACCGACCGGTCGGCTCAACCCTGGCACGACCATTCCGCTCGATCGATCGTCGACCTTCCCATCGACAGAAGAGACAATGGCCTCCATATCAGCGGTGGTAAATGGGGGAGGTTTGGGTCAGATTGGTGACATCATCCACAACTTCAATGGAGCGTTGTCGGGCCGCCAGGGCAATGTCCGTGACCTACTGACGCGACTGGATCAGTTTGTCGGCGTCCTCGATACCCAGCGGGCCAACATTGTGGGATCGATTGAAGCGCTCAAGAAGCTGGCCGGCACATTCGCCGACGAGCAGGGTGTAATTGAACGAGCGCTCCGTGAAGTTCCACCTGCTCTAGACGTACTCATTGCAGAACGACCCCGCATCACCACCGCGCTGGACAAGCTGCGGATCTTTAGCGACGTGGCCACCCGACTGGTCGACGATACACACGCCGATCTGGTGACCAACTTGAGCAATCTCGCCCCTACGATGCGCGCCCTGGCTGATGTCGGCGATGGCCTCGATAGCGCGCTTGCTTACACAACCGTATTCCCGTACGGACAATCTCTGATCGACCGAGCAGTGCGGGGTGACTACATGAACCTCTTCGAGATCATAGATCTCACGGTGCCCAGGCTGAAAAATACGACATTGCTAGGCACCCGTTGGGGCGAACCCGGCGCAATGCTCATTCCGGCCCCCGGTGAGCCAGCCTATTTGAATTTCACCTACGACCCGCTGATGGCAGGCATCGTGTCGGCGACGACAGGGCCACCATCCGTGGGCCCGGTACCGGTGCCGCCGGATTCCGTCGGCTCGCCGAACGGTGCGGTGGTAGGCGAGGCGGTACCAGCTCCGGCCGTCGATGGTTCGCCGCCGATGATCTTCGCTGGTCCGTACGGCAACCAACCGCCTGCGCGAGCCGGCGCGGGTGGCAACTGA
- the kshA_5 gene encoding ring-hydroxylating dioxygenase, large terminal subunit, producing MKVPFTWKVTGWFMIGWSAEFPAGETRPLRYFGEDLVAYRDEAGDLHVLSAHCRHLGAHIGHGGKVVGDCVECPFHGWRWGPDGTNRYIPYQPDRPNKALRLRVFPVREQYGCVFAWHHPEGEPPRWELPDLFHKFPQFPTDEDAYYRPYPEFSSRAEREPVHPQIVAENGPDSAHFHYVHHATVTPKCLNWEVVDEEWRFLTGWPDAASDDPDKMALYIHSHLSGLGFAISAFEGSSNHRLIFACTPVEDGYSDMFYSIWWPRLPGDTSDVPPEEVRQKVERQFMGTVWDDLNIWRYQEYIENPALSRTDAKPYMALRKWATQFYDVPASV from the coding sequence ATGAAAGTACCGTTCACCTGGAAGGTCACCGGCTGGTTCATGATCGGCTGGTCCGCGGAATTCCCCGCGGGCGAGACCCGGCCGCTGCGGTATTTCGGCGAGGATCTGGTGGCCTACCGCGACGAGGCAGGCGACCTGCATGTGCTGTCGGCGCACTGCCGGCACCTCGGTGCGCACATCGGCCACGGCGGCAAGGTCGTCGGCGACTGCGTCGAATGCCCCTTCCACGGTTGGCGGTGGGGGCCCGACGGCACCAACCGCTACATTCCCTACCAGCCCGACCGGCCCAACAAGGCGTTGCGGCTGCGCGTCTTTCCGGTGCGCGAACAATACGGCTGCGTGTTCGCCTGGCATCACCCCGAGGGCGAGCCACCACGGTGGGAGCTGCCCGATCTGTTCCACAAATTCCCGCAATTCCCGACCGACGAGGACGCGTACTACCGCCCGTACCCGGAGTTTTCGAGTCGCGCGGAACGCGAGCCGGTGCATCCGCAGATCGTCGCCGAGAACGGGCCGGACAGCGCGCACTTCCACTACGTGCATCACGCGACGGTCACCCCGAAGTGCCTCAACTGGGAGGTCGTCGACGAGGAGTGGCGGTTCCTGACCGGCTGGCCCGACGCCGCCAGCGACGATCCCGACAAGATGGCGCTCTACATCCACAGCCACCTGTCCGGCCTCGGGTTCGCGATCAGCGCCTTCGAGGGCTCGTCGAACCACCGGCTGATCTTCGCGTGCACGCCGGTCGAGGACGGCTACTCGGACATGTTCTATTCGATCTGGTGGCCACGGCTACCCGGCGACACCTCCGACGTCCCGCCCGAGGAGGTCCGCCAGAAGGTCGAGCGCCAGTTCATGGGGACCGTCTGGGACGACCTGAACATCTGGCGCTACCAGGAGTACATCGAGAACCCGGCGCTGTCTCGCACAGACGCGAAACCGTATATGGCGCTGCGGAAGTGGGCGACGCAGTTCTACGATGTTCCGGCGTCGGTGTGA
- the rutB gene encoding nicotinamidase-like amidase: MRPDLAEIAAPGHTAIVTQECQGAVVGPDAGLKVLAEEARREAVPNIARLLPAARTAGVTVVHCLVQRRPDGRGANHNAKIFRMSGTAGDAIAPGTPGAELLPELGPKPSDVVLRRWHGIGPMGGTDLDAVLRNLGVSTIVAVGVSVNVAITNLVMDAVNAAYRVVVPRDAVAGIPTDYSNAIIDNTLSLLATITTTDELIDTWK; this comes from the coding sequence GTGAGACCCGACCTCGCCGAGATCGCCGCCCCGGGCCACACCGCGATCGTCACGCAGGAATGCCAGGGTGCGGTCGTCGGACCCGACGCAGGACTCAAGGTGCTGGCCGAGGAGGCCCGGCGCGAAGCGGTCCCCAACATCGCGAGACTTCTGCCGGCGGCCCGCACCGCCGGTGTGACGGTGGTGCACTGCCTGGTCCAGCGGCGGCCCGACGGGCGCGGCGCCAACCACAACGCCAAGATCTTCCGGATGAGCGGTACCGCCGGCGATGCCATCGCGCCCGGCACCCCGGGCGCCGAACTGCTGCCCGAGCTGGGGCCGAAGCCCTCCGACGTCGTGCTGCGGCGCTGGCACGGCATCGGCCCGATGGGCGGCACCGACCTCGACGCCGTGCTGCGCAATCTCGGGGTCTCGACGATCGTCGCCGTCGGAGTGTCGGTCAACGTCGCCATCACCAACCTGGTGATGGACGCCGTCAACGCCGCGTACCGGGTCGTGGTCCCGCGGGATGCGGTGGCCGGAATCCCCACCGACTACTCGAATGCGATCATCGACAACACGTTGTCGCTGCTGGCGACGATCACCACCACCGACGAGTTGATCGACACATGGAAGTAG
- a CDS encoding virulence factor Mce family protein, giving the protein MNIRRRRSAVYLLAAGLAVLLAAGSTLIVRQTFFAPKLITAYFTSATGIYPGDDVRVLGVKVGRIAAIEPAGAQVMMRLHVDGDIPIPADAKAVIVAQNLISARYVQLAPAYSSSGPALGDGAVIPAERTASPVEWDEVKTQLTKLATDLGPAIGTSDTSVSRFIDSAASAMHGNGEKLRNMLAELSGVGRILANGSGNVVEIIKNLQIFVTTLRDSSEQIVQFQNRFATLASVLNDDRSGLDAALADLSIAVSDIQRFVAGSRDQTVEQVQRLANVTQTLVDHQADLENVLHVTPNAIANAYNIYNPETGTQVGSFVMNNFSDPRGFICGAIGAVANVTAPVTSKLCNQYLGPALRLPNFNYLPIPFNPYLTKSPDNVIYSDPKLAPGGVGPLPGPAEQPPSVSAYTGFAENPFPAPGVDPSPAPRPSPPDHLAAIPSPALFPGAPIPAPPRIASTPQTGSPTLPQLLLPAEGTSP; this is encoded by the coding sequence GTGAATATTCGTCGACGACGTTCAGCCGTGTATCTGCTCGCCGCGGGGTTGGCTGTGCTGCTGGCTGCCGGATCAACTTTGATTGTCCGTCAGACGTTCTTTGCGCCGAAGCTGATCACTGCCTACTTCACGAGCGCTACAGGTATCTACCCGGGGGACGATGTCCGAGTACTGGGTGTCAAGGTAGGGCGAATCGCAGCCATTGAACCTGCCGGCGCACAAGTGATGATGAGGCTTCATGTTGACGGTGATATTCCGATTCCTGCTGATGCCAAAGCGGTGATCGTTGCTCAGAACTTGATCTCGGCACGCTATGTGCAGCTAGCGCCCGCCTACAGCTCAAGTGGGCCGGCTCTGGGCGATGGCGCTGTGATTCCCGCTGAGAGAACCGCATCACCCGTCGAGTGGGACGAAGTGAAGACTCAATTGACAAAGTTGGCAACCGATCTCGGTCCTGCAATCGGCACATCTGATACGTCCGTCTCCAGATTCATCGACAGCGCCGCCAGCGCGATGCACGGCAATGGTGAGAAGTTGCGGAATATGCTCGCCGAACTCTCCGGAGTCGGCCGCATTCTGGCAAACGGTAGCGGGAACGTCGTCGAGATCATCAAGAACCTACAGATTTTCGTCACCACGCTACGCGACAGCAGCGAGCAAATTGTCCAGTTTCAAAACCGCTTCGCCACGCTAGCTAGCGTCCTCAACGACGACCGTTCAGGCCTGGATGCGGCCCTGGCGGATTTGTCCATAGCGGTGAGTGACATACAGCGCTTCGTCGCCGGCAGCCGGGACCAGACCGTCGAGCAAGTCCAGCGGTTGGCCAACGTCACCCAAACCCTAGTCGACCATCAGGCGGATCTTGAAAATGTCCTCCACGTAACGCCCAACGCAATCGCAAACGCCTACAACATCTACAACCCGGAGACCGGGACCCAGGTCGGCTCGTTCGTCATGAACAACTTCAGTGATCCGAGGGGCTTCATCTGCGGCGCGATCGGGGCGGTCGCTAACGTAACCGCTCCGGTAACCAGCAAGCTATGCAATCAGTATCTCGGCCCCGCGCTGCGATTGCCGAACTTCAACTATCTGCCAATCCCCTTCAACCCGTACCTGACGAAATCCCCAGACAACGTGATCTACAGTGATCCGAAACTCGCGCCGGGGGGCGTTGGCCCTCTGCCAGGACCAGCGGAGCAACCACCATCCGTCTCTGCCTACACGGGCTTTGCGGAAAACCCGTTCCCAGCGCCTGGAGTCGACCCTTCTCCCGCGCCGAGACCGAGCCCCCCGGACCACTTGGCAGCGATCCCATCCCCGGCGTTGTTCCCAGGTGCCCCGATTCCGGCACCGCCACGAATCGCCTCGACGCCGCAGACGGGATCGCCCACGCTTCCACAGTTGCTCCTTCCCGCCGAAGGGACATCGCCATGA
- a CDS encoding acyl-CoA synthetase: MSVTTQFTVPAAADTVAAVIGDREFIVQGDRRYTYAQVVERANRLAAFLHSRGLGCHVERSELAGHEVGQDLLGIYAYNGPEYVEGMLGSWRARVAPFNVNYRYVKNELQYLLNDSGASALLYHAAFAPRVAEVLADLPNLRVLIQIADDSGNDLLDGAVDYESIVGSGTPVLPPIEPSPDDLYVLYTGGTTGMPKGVLWRQHDIFMTSFGGRNMATGELITSLDDIAKRVTEGPGTKILTLPPLMHGAAQWAAMTALTTGQTIVFTANPASLDVDEVVETIEREKVLVVQVVGDAVARPLADAIERSSADLSSLAVIANGGALLTPTAKQRLIDVKPGLIVMDGVGSSETGIQMNHMSAPGAVSTGQFNAGPDTFVAAEDFSAILQPGHDGIGWLAQRGYVPLGYKGDADKTAKTFPVIDGVRYSIPGDRARHQADGSIELLGRDSVTINSGGEKIFAEEVETALLSHPAVADVVVAGRPSDRWGQEVVAVVALTEGASADAQELIDHAANSVARYKLPKAVVFRPVIERSPAGKADYRWAREQAISANA, encoded by the coding sequence ATGTCTGTGACCACACAGTTCACCGTCCCGGCCGCCGCCGACACCGTCGCCGCCGTGATCGGCGACCGCGAGTTCATCGTCCAAGGCGATCGCCGATACACCTATGCCCAGGTCGTCGAACGCGCCAACCGCCTGGCCGCGTTTCTGCACAGCCGCGGGCTCGGTTGTCACGTCGAGCGTTCCGAACTCGCCGGCCATGAGGTGGGCCAGGACCTGCTGGGGATCTACGCCTACAACGGCCCCGAATACGTCGAAGGCATGCTCGGCTCGTGGCGGGCCAGGGTCGCACCGTTCAACGTCAACTACCGGTACGTCAAGAACGAATTGCAGTATCTGCTCAACGATTCGGGCGCCAGCGCGCTGCTGTACCACGCGGCGTTCGCGCCGCGCGTCGCCGAGGTGCTGGCGGATCTGCCCAATCTGCGGGTGCTCATCCAGATCGCCGACGACTCGGGTAACGATCTGCTGGACGGCGCCGTCGACTACGAGTCGATCGTCGGCTCGGGCACCCCGGTGCTGCCGCCCATCGAGCCCTCGCCCGACGACCTCTACGTGCTCTACACCGGCGGTACGACGGGCATGCCGAAGGGCGTGCTGTGGCGTCAGCACGACATCTTCATGACCTCGTTCGGGGGCCGCAACATGGCCACGGGCGAGCTGATCACCTCGCTCGACGACATCGCCAAGCGGGTGACGGAAGGTCCCGGCACCAAGATCCTCACCCTGCCGCCGCTCATGCACGGCGCCGCGCAGTGGGCGGCGATGACGGCTCTGACCACGGGGCAGACCATCGTGTTCACGGCGAATCCCGCCAGCCTCGACGTCGACGAGGTCGTGGAGACCATCGAGCGGGAGAAAGTCCTTGTGGTGCAGGTGGTCGGCGATGCGGTCGCACGTCCGCTCGCCGATGCGATCGAGCGCAGTTCGGCCGATCTGTCGTCGCTCGCCGTGATCGCCAACGGCGGGGCGCTGCTCACCCCCACCGCCAAACAACGGCTCATCGACGTCAAACCCGGCCTGATCGTCATGGACGGCGTCGGGTCCTCGGAGACCGGTATCCAGATGAACCACATGTCGGCTCCCGGTGCGGTGTCGACGGGCCAGTTCAACGCCGGTCCCGACACCTTCGTCGCCGCCGAGGATTTCAGCGCGATCCTGCAACCCGGCCACGACGGCATCGGCTGGTTGGCGCAGCGGGGCTATGTGCCGCTTGGCTACAAGGGCGATGCGGACAAGACCGCCAAGACCTTCCCGGTGATCGACGGTGTGCGCTACTCGATTCCGGGTGACCGCGCCCGCCATCAGGCCGACGGGTCGATCGAACTGTTGGGACGCGATTCGGTCACCATCAACTCCGGCGGCGAGAAGATCTTCGCCGAGGAGGTCGAGACCGCGCTCTTGTCACACCCGGCGGTGGCAGACGTCGTGGTGGCGGGCAGGCCCAGTGACCGGTGGGGCCAGGAGGTGGTCGCGGTCGTCGCGCTCACCGAGGGGGCCAGCGCTGACGCCCAGGAACTCATCGACCACGCCGCGAATTCGGTTGCTCGCTACAAACTTCCGAAGGCTGTGGTGTTCCGCCCGGTGATCGAGCGCAGCCCCGCGGGCAAGGCGGACTACCGCTGGGCCCGCGAGCAGGCGATCAGCGCGAACGCCTGA